In Saccharomyces cerevisiae S288C chromosome V, complete sequence, one DNA window encodes the following:
- the PCM1 gene encoding phosphoacetylglucosamine mutase PCM1 (Essential N-acetylglucosamine-phosphate mutase; converts GlcNAc-6-P to GlcNAc-1-P, which is a precursor for the biosynthesis of chitin and for the formation of N-glycosylated mannoproteins and glycosylphosphatidylinositol anchors), with protein MKVDYEQLCKLYDDTCRTKNVQFSYGTAGFRTLAKNLDTVMFSTGILAVLRSLKLQGQYVGVMITASHNPYQDNGVKIVEPDGSMLLATWEPYAMQLANAASFATNFEEFRVELAKLIEHEKIDLNTTVVPHIVVGRDSRESSPYLLRCLTSSMASVFHAQVLDLGCVTTPQLHYITDLSNRRKLEGDTAPVATEQDYYSFFIGAFNELFATYQLEKRLSVPKLFIDTANGIGGPQLKKLLASEDWDVPAEQVEVINDRSDVPELLNFECGADYVKTNQRLPKGLSPSSFDSLYCSFDGDADRVVFYYVDSGSKFHLLDGDKISTLFAKFLSKQLELAHLEHSLKIGVVQTAYANGSSTAYIKNTLHCPVSCTKTGVKHLHHEAATQYDIGIYFEANGHGTIIFSEKFHRTIKSELSKSKLNGDTLALRTLKCFSELINQTVGDAISDMLAVLATLAILKMSPMDWDEEYTDLPNKLVKCIVPDRSIFQTTDQERKLLNPVGLQDKIDLVVAKYPMGRSFVRASGTEDAVRVYAECKDSSKLGQFCDEVVEHVKASA; from the coding sequence ATGAAGGTTGATTACGAGCAATTGTGCAAACTCTACGATGACACGTGCCGCACAAAGAATGTGCAGTTCAGTTACGGTACGGCCGGATTCAGAACGCTGGCCAAGAATTTGGATACGGTGATGTTCAGTACTGGTATACTGGCGGTTCTCAGGTCGCTGAAGCTTCAGGGTCAGTATGTGGGGGTGATGATCACGGCGTCGCACAACCCATACCAGGACAACGGGGTCAAGATCGTGGAACCAGACGGATCGATGCTTTTGGCCACATGGGAGCCATATGCCATGCAGTTGGCCAATGCGGCCTCTTTTGCCActaattttgaagaatttcgTGTTGAGTTGGCCAAGCTGATTGAACACGAAAAGATTGATTTGAATACAACCGTCGTGCCTCACATCGTGGTTGGGAGAGACTCTAGGGAAAGTAGTCCATACTTGCTGCGCTGCTTGACTTCCTCCATGGCCAGCGTCTTCCACGCGCAAGTTTTGGACCTAGGCTGTGTCACTACGCCTCAATTGCATTACATTACTGATTTGTCCAACAGGCGGAAACTGGAAGGAGACACAGCGCCAGTTGCCACAGAACAGGACTACTATTCGTTCTTTATAGGAGCCTTCAACGAGCTCTTCGCCACGTATCAGCTGGAGAAGAGGCTGTCTGTCCCAAAATTGTTCATAGACACAGCCAATGGTATCGGTGGTCCAcagttgaaaaaactaCTGGCCTCCGAAGATTGGGACGTGCCAGCGGAGCAAGTTGAGGTAATCAACGACAGGTCCGATGTTCCAGAACTGTTGAATTTTGAATGCGGTGCGGATTATGTGAAGACTAACCAGAGATTACCCAAGGGTCTTTCTCCATCCTCGTTTGATTCGCTATATTGCTCCTTTGATGGTGACGCAGACAGGGTTGTGTTCTACTATGTCGACTCAGgatcaaaatttcatttgttGGATGGTGACAAAATTTCCACTTTGTTTGCAAAGTTCTTGTCTAAACAACTAGAATTGGCACACCTAGAACATTCTTTGAAGATTGGTGTTGTGCAAACTGCCTATGCAAACGGCAGTTCCACCGCTTACATAAAAAATACGTTGCACTGTCCCGTGTCTTGCACTAAGACAGGTGTTAAACACTTGCATCATGAAGCTGCCACTCAGTACGATATTGGCATTTATTTCGAAGCAAATGGACATGGTACGATTATATTCAgcgaaaaatttcatcgaACTATCAAATCTGAATTATCCAAGTCCAAGTTAAATGGTGATACGTTAGCTTTGAGAACTTTGAAGTGTTTCTCTGAATTGATTAATCAGACCGTGGGAGATGCTATTTCAGACATGCTTGCTGTCCTTGCTACTTTGGcgattttgaaaatgtcGCCAATGGATTGGGATGAAGAGTATACTGATTTGCCCAACAAGCTGGTTAAGTGCATCGTTCCTGATAGGTCAATTTTCCAAACCACGGACcaggaaagaaaattgctCAATCCAGTGGGGTTGCAAGACAAGATAGATCTTGTGGTAGCCAAGTATCCCATGGGAAGAAGCTTTGTCAGAGCCAGTGGTACGGAGGATGCGGTGAGGGTTTATGCGGAATGTAAGGACTCCTCTAAGTTAGGTCAATTTTGTGACGAAGTGGTGGAGCACGTTAAGGCATCTGCTTGA
- the SDD1 gene encoding Sdd1p (hypothetical protein; overproduction suppresses lethality due to expression of the dominant PET9 allele AAC2-A128P; may have a role in telomere maintenance; target of UME6 regulation) produces MANDGIQRNDNRKGFKTVQFSAYSKEIDVIMKKISFLERNITQQLDTLPHFPKTLPPNHKDCVSRKHRARRGWSSQLKNLLGIYSKEEIFTLDNLAATLHDQVLKLQATLFPNAILKQVHLDNANIENKRILKEITYKYLSNENCKEENKFGTFIVKRIFFGDLSLGVSVLINRIAFESATSSIMVVRSSFIESDFFYEDYLIFDCRAKRRKKLKRKILFISTTMNFNYQTKV; encoded by the coding sequence aTGGCAAATGATGGGATTCAGAGGAATGACAACAGAAAGGGTTTTAAAACTGTACAGTTCTCGGCTTATTCTAAAGAAATTGACGtcataatgaaaaaaatatcattctTGGAAAGAAACATTACCCAACAACTAGATACTCTTCctcattttccaaaaacCTTACCACCAAATCACAAAGATTGTGTAAGTAGAAAGCACAGGGCCAGGCGAGGTTGGAGTAGTCAGCTGAAAAACTTGCTAGGCATTTACTCCAAAGAGGAAATTTTTACTCTGGATAATTTAGCTGCAACACTGCATGATCAAGTTTTAAAGTTACAAGCTACACTTTTTCCCAATGCCATACTGAAACAGGTTCATCTCGACAATGCCAACATAGAAAACAAGAGAATTCTGAAGGAAATTACATATAAATACCTTTCCAACGAAAACTGTAAAGAGGAGAACAAATTCGGAACATTCATCGTaaagagaattttttttggtgacTTATCACTCGGGGTTTCCGTGTTAATCAACCGTATTGCTTTCGAATCGGCCACATCATCCATTATGGTAGTGAGAAGTTCATTTATTGaaagtgatttcttttatgAAGATTATTTGATTTTCGATTGCAGAGCGAAACgacgaaaaaaattgaagaggaaaattttgtttatttcCACTACCATGAATTTCAATTACCAAACCAAAGTCTAA
- the HAT2 gene encoding Hat2p (Subunit of the Hat1p-Hat2p histone acetyltransferase complex; required for high affinity binding of the complex to free histone H4, thereby enhancing Hat1p activity; similar to human RbAp46 and 48; has a role in telomeric silencing), which yields MENQEKPLSVDEEYDLWKSNVPLMYDFVSETRLTWPSLTVQWLPTPVQELDGGFIKQELIIGTHTSGEEENYLKFAEINLPKEILSNEDPQEEAGEEYQSSLPAPRSNIRITAKYEHEEEITRARYMPQDPNIVATINGQGTVFLYSRSEGLQSTLKFHKDNGYALSFSTLVKGRLLSGSDDHTVALWEVGSGGDPTKPVRTWNDLHSDIINDNKWHNFNKDLFGTVSEDSLLKINDVRANNTTIDTVKCPQPFNTLAFSHHSSNLLAAAGMDSYVYLYDLRNMKEPLHHMSGHEDAVNNLEFSTHVDGVVVSSGSDNRLMMWDLKQIGAEQTPDDAEDGVPELIMVHAGHRSSVNDFDLNPQIPWLVASAEEENILQVWKCSHSLPIVGGPPKVNKDIIS from the coding sequence ATGGAAAACCAAGAGAAACCGCTTTCTGTAGACGAGGAGTACGATTTATGGAAATCCAATGTTCCATTAATGTATGACTTTGTTAGCGAGACACGTTTAACATGGCCATCTTTAACCGTCCAATGGCTCCCTACTCCTGTTCAAGAATTAGATGGTGGCTTTATTAAACAAGAATTAATCATCGGTACGCACACTTctggtgaagaagaaaactatTTGAAATTCGCAGAAATTAATCTACCAAAGGAAATTCTTAGTAATGAAGACCcacaagaagaagcagGAGAGGAGTATCAGTCCTCTCTACCTGCTCCTAGGTCAAATATAAGGATTACCGCTAAATATGAGcacgaagaagaaatcactaGAGCCCGATATATGCCTCAAGACCCTAATATTGTCGCCACAATAAATGGGCAAGGCACAGTTTTCCTCTATTCTCGCTCAGAAGGTCTTCAGTCAACACTAAAATTTCATAAGGATAACGGTTATGCTTTATCATTTAGCACTTTGGTCAAAGGGCGATTGCTTTCCGGCTCAGATGATCATACAGTCGCTCTCTGGGAAGTGGGGAGTGGCGGTGACCCTACAAAACCAGTACGAACTTGGAATGATTTACATTCTGATAttattaatgataataaatGGCACAACTTCAATAAAGATCTATTCGGCACTGTTTCAGAAGATTCTctcttaaaaataaatgacGTCAGGGCAAACAATACTACGATCGATACTGTGAAATGCCCGCAACCTTTCAACACATTAGCATTTAGTCATCATTCCTCAAACCTCCTTGCGGCCGCAGGTATGGACTCGTATGTTTATCTATATGATCTAAGAAACATGAAGGAACCATTACACCATATGTCGGGTCATGAAGATGCAGTGAACAATTTGGAATTTTCAACCCATGTTGACGGTGTAGTTGTATCCAGCGGGTCAGACAATAGATTGATGATGTGGGATTTGAAACAAATTGGAGCAGAACAAACACCTGATGACGCGGAAGACGGCGTTCCTGAATTGATCATGGTCCACGCAGGTCACAGAAGTTCAGTGaatgattttgatttgaaCCCTCAAATACCTTGGTTGGTAGCAAGtgctgaagaagaaaatattttacaaGTTTGGAAGTGTTCCCATAGTCTACCCATCGTGGGAGGTCCACCAAAGGTGAACAAGGATATAATAAGCTAA